The sequence below is a genomic window from Candidatus Methylomirabilota bacterium.
GGAGCGTCTGGAGCCGCGCGCTCACCGTGATTCCCCGGCGGCGACCGCCGGCTCCAGAAACGTCAGGGTCCCCGCGCCCGCGTCCAGCCGGACGCGGCTGCCGAGGGGGACGGGCAGGTTCACCGTCCCGTGGCCGATGGGGAAGCCGCCGACGCACGGGAGCCCGATCTCGGCGGCCAGCGTCGCCAGGACCTCGGCGCTCGTGTACTCGCCGCCCGGCTCCTCACAGTCGGTGAACTCGCCGAGCGCGATTCCGCGCACTCGGTCGAACACGCCGGCCAGGGCGAGGTGGGTCCACAGGCGGTCGAGGCGATACGGCCGCTCGCCGACGTCCTCGAGCAGCAGGATCGCCCCCTCCAGCGGGGGAAGGTAGGGCGTGCCGAGCAGGCGCGTCAGCACCGAGAGGTTGCCGCCGAGGAGGGGCCCCTCGGCGACGCCGCCGACGAGCGGGGTGCCGGAGAGCGGCGGCGCCAGCGACCCCGTCGCCTCCAGGAGCTGGAAGAGCCGGTCGACGGCCTCGGGGGACTGGGTGCCGAGCTGGGTGAGGACCGGGCCGTGGACGCTGACCCAGCCGACGGCCTGGAGCGCGAGGTGGAGCGCGGTGAGGTCCGAGAAGCCGATCACCGGCTTGGGCCGGAAGGCCGAGGCCCGGAGCTTCGGCCAGAGCCCGGGGAGGAGCCGCATGCTCCCGTAGCCGCCGCGGGCCGCGAACACCGCGCGCACCGAATCGTCGGCCAGCGCGGCCGTCAGCTCGTCGAGTCGCCGGGTATCGTCGCCGGCCAGGTAGCGCGTCCGGGCGAAGAGGCCCTGGTCGAAGACCGGCCGGTAGCGGACGCGGAGGACGCGGAGCCCCGCCTCGAAGGTCTCGCGCTCGAACGGCCCGGCCGGCGCGACGATCGCCACCTCGTCGGACGCCCGAAGCCCGCTCGGCCGCGTGAAACGCGTCACGGCGAGTCGATTGTATCAGCCGCCCGACGGGGGCACCAAGCGTCGGCGTGAATCGCGGCCCTCGTTGCGGCGCTCCGCCGCCCCGGGCTACAATGCCAGTCTCAGCGATGCCACGGCAGCGAGTCGATCTGCCCGCCATCGAGTGCCTCTCCATCCTCGACGCCGAGGGCGCCGTCGACCGGACGCTGGAGCCGGAGATCCCGCCGGGCGACCTCCAGCGCCTGTACCGGACCTGCCTCCTGGCCCGCCGGTTCGACGAGCGCATGCTTCGCCTGCAGCGGCAGGGGCGGATCGGGACCTATCTGCCCGCCCGCGGCCACGAGGCCGCGATCCTGGGGAGCGTGTACGCGCTCCGCCCGACCGACTGGCTGGTGCCCGTCTGGCGCGAGTGGCCGGCCTACGTGTGGCGTGGCTGGCCGCTGGAGAGCCTGATCCTCCTCTACGCCGGCTTCACCGAGGGCACGCGGCCCCCCGACGGCCTCCGGGACCTGCCCGTGTGCGTCCCCATGGGCAGCCACGTCCCGCACGCGGTGGGCGTCGCCTACGCCGCCCGCTACAAGCGAGAGGAGAGCGTGACGCTCTGCTACTTCGGGGACGGGGCCAGCTCTCACGGCGACACCCAGGAGGCGTTGAACTTCGCCGGCATCTTCCAGGTCCCGCTCGTCTTCGTGTGCATCAACAACCAGTGGGCCATCTCGGTCCCGCGCGCGCGGCAGACCCGGGCCCCGACGCTCGCCCAGAAAGCCGTCGCCTACGGCTTCCCGGGCGTCCAGGTGGACGGGAACGACCTCCTCGCCGTCTACGTCGCGACCCGCGAGGCGGTGGAGCGCGCCCGGCAGGGTGGCGGCCCGACGCTCATCGAGGCGGTGACCTATCGCCTCCTCGCGCATTCGACCGCGGACGATGCCTCCCGGTACCGGAGCGACGCCGAGGTGGCCGAGTGGGAGGCCAAGGAGCCGCTCGTGCGCTTCCGCCGGTACCTCGAGGCCAAGAGCCTCGTGGACGAGCGGCTCCACGCGGAGCTGGACGCCGAGGTGGACGGCGAGGTCCGGGCGGCGATCGAGCGCGCCGAAGCGCAGATGCGCGAGGCCCGCCCTCTTGATCCTGCGGCCGCTCGTCCGCCATCATCATCGCCATGACGAGCCGGCCGCGGGATGGCGTGGTGGTGGTCGCGGAGTGGGCATGAAGATCGGGGAGATCGAGACCATCATGGTCGACATCCCGACGCGCCGGCCCCACGCCATGTCGTTCGGGACGGTGACCCTCCAGAACTTCGTGATCGTCCGCATGCGGACGGACGCCGGGCTCGAGGGGCTGGGGGAAGCGGCGATCCCCGGCGGCCCCACCTGGAACGAGGAGTCCGCCGAGACGGTCAAGGCCGTCATCGACCGCTACCTGGCGCCCGTCCTGCTCGGCCAGGACCCGTTCCAGGTCGAGCGCCTCCTCCGCGAGATGGATCGTGCGGCGAAGGGGAACCACTTCGCCAAGGCCGCGCTCGAGTTCGCCTGCTTCGACCTGATGGGCCGGGCCCTTCGGGTGCCGGTGAGCGCACTCCTCGGGGGCGTGGTCCGGGACCGCATCCCCTACAGCTGGAGCCTGGCCAC
It includes:
- a CDS encoding LD-carboxypeptidase, whose protein sequence is MTRFTRPSGLRASDEVAIVAPAGPFERETFEAGLRVLRVRYRPVFDQGLFARTRYLAGDDTRRLDELTAALADDSVRAVFAARGGYGSMRLLPGLWPKLRASAFRPKPVIGFSDLTALHLALQAVGWVSVHGPVLTQLGTQSPEAVDRLFQLLEATGSLAPPLSGTPLVGGVAEGPLLGGNLSVLTRLLGTPYLPPLEGAILLLEDVGERPYRLDRLWTHLALAGVFDRVRGIALGEFTDCEEPGGEYTSAEVLATLAAEIGLPCVGGFPIGHGTVNLPVPLGSRVRLDAGAGTLTFLEPAVAAGESR
- a CDS encoding thiamine pyrophosphate-dependent dehydrogenase E1 component subunit alpha — encoded protein: MPRQRVDLPAIECLSILDAEGAVDRTLEPEIPPGDLQRLYRTCLLARRFDERMLRLQRQGRIGTYLPARGHEAAILGSVYALRPTDWLVPVWREWPAYVWRGWPLESLILLYAGFTEGTRPPDGLRDLPVCVPMGSHVPHAVGVAYAARYKREESVTLCYFGDGASSHGDTQEALNFAGIFQVPLVFVCINNQWAISVPRARQTRAPTLAQKAVAYGFPGVQVDGNDLLAVYVATREAVERARQGGGPTLIEAVTYRLLAHSTADDASRYRSDAEVAEWEAKEPLVRFRRYLEAKSLVDERLHAELDAEVDGEVRAAIERAEAQMREARPLDPAAARPPSSSP